DNA from Krasilnikovia cinnamomea:
CGCCCCGCATGGCTGGACCTCGACCACCCGCGGGTGAAGGTCGTCGACCACCGGGAGATCTTCACCGATCCGGCCGCGCTGCCCACGTTCAACTCGCACGCCATCGAGAGCCAGCTGCACCACATCCCCGGCCTCGCCGAGCATTTCCTCTACCTCAACGACGACTTCTTCATCGGCCGCACCGTCCGGCCCGACACCTTCTTCACCCCCGGCGGGCTGCCGAAGTTCTTCACCTCGCCGACGCTGGTCGACCCGACGCCGATCAGCGACGACGACGAGTTCAACATCACCGCGGCGAAGAACAACCGGGATCTGTTGAACGACCGCTTCGGCAAGACGCTCACCCAGGGTCTGCTGCATGCCCCGTACGCGCTGCGGCGCGGCACGCTGACCGCGATCGAGCAGGAGTTCGCCGAGCCGTTCCAGCGCACGATGCACAGCCGGGTCCGGGCCGCCTCCGACATCTCCCTGGTGTCGTCGTTCGCCCACTACTACGGACTGATCACCGGCCGGGCGGTCACCAGCGGCGACCTGAAGGTGGGCTTCGTCAACGTGGGCCTGCGCGAGCACCACGCCCGGCTGGACCGGATGCTGCTCGCCCGCGGGCACGACGTGTTCTGCCTCAACGACTTCCACAACGCCGACGTGCCCGACGACGAACAGAGCCAGCTCATCGACGCGTTCCTGCAGGCCTACTTCCCCGTGGCCAGCCAGTTCGAGCTGGGCAGTCCCCGCAACCGCCGGTGCACCGCATGACCGGCTCCCTCGCGCCCGCCGCCACCCGGCAGGGGACGTCCACGGCCGTCCAGGCTCCCGACGCGACCCCGGCCACCACCGGGCGCGGCGGATACCGCGGATACCTGAGCCGGATCCCGGTCGCGGCCCTGGCCGCCGCGGTGACCGCGATGGTCGGCCTGCTGCGGATCGGCCGGCCGGTGCTGTGGCGCGACGAGATGGCGACCCTGAGCGCGGCGACCCGGTCGCTGCGCGACCAGATCCGCCTGGAGAGCAGCGTCGACGCGGTCTTCGGCGCGTACTACGCGCTCATGCACGTCTGGGTGAAGGTGTTCGGCACCTCGGCCTTCGCCCTGCGACTCCCGTCGGTTCTCGCGATGGCGGCGGCCGCCGCGCTGGTCGCGCAGCTCGGCACCCGGCTGTTCGACCGGCGGGCCGGTCTGCTGGCCGGCCTCGTCTTCGCCCTCGTGCCCGCCGTGTCGCGCTACGCGCAGGAGGCCCGCCCGTACGCCGGGGCGATGGCGGCCACCCTGCTGGCCACGCTGTTGCTGCTGCGGGCCGTGGAACAGCCCCGGTGGACGCGCTGGGCCGCCTACGCGGGCTCGATCCTGCTGGTCGGTGCGGCACACTTCTTCGCCCTGGACGTGCTGCTGGCCCACGCGGCGTTCGTCGGCTACCTGTTCTGGACGGGCCGCCGGGCGGTCGCGTACCAGTGGCTCGGGGCCACCACGGCGGCGGTGCTGACACTCTTGCCACTGACCCTCGTGGTCGCCCGCCAGCGCGGCCAGGTCGACTGGATCCCCGAGCTGGACTGGGAACTGGCCGGGCGCTGGCACGAGGATCTGTTCCTGAACGCCTCGGTGGGCGCCGCCGTCGTCGTGCTCGCGCTGCTGTCGCTGCGCCGCAGCGTACGGGCGAGCGTGCTGTGTCTGGCGCTGGCCGTGCTGCCGATGTTGGCGCTCGCGGCCGCGTCGCTGAGCGTCGCGCCGTTCTGGGTGCCGCGGTACGTCCTGTTCACGCTGCCGGGCTGGGCGATGCTGGCGGGCGCGACGCTGGCCCGGATCGGGCGCGTCCAGGCCGTCGCGGCGCTCACCGCGATCATGCTGTTCGGCCTGCAACAGAATCTCGAGGTACGGGCGGACAACGGCCACGACGACATCGACTACCGCGCGCTCGCGCAGATCGTCGCCGTCAACAGCGACCCGGGTGACGCGGCGTTCTACCCGCACTGGGGCCGCATCCGCGAGGGGCTCGGCTACTACCTGGCGCCGAGCCTGCACCTCGACGACGTCCTGGCCACCGGCACCGTGGCGGAAGCCGGCACGCTGGAGGCCCCGGAGTGCCGCAAGCCGAAGGAGTGCATCGGCCGGGCCGTCCGGATCTGGGTGTTCTGCGACGGCGACTGCCGCGACGAACCGGATTCCGGCTTGGAGGACGAGAAGCGGGACGCGTTGCGCGACGCCGGATTCCGGCTGCAGCAGACCTGGCGCGTGTACAGCGGCACCGCGGCGGTCTACCAGCGCTGACCGGTGGAGCGCGCGATCGACGGCGAACTGAGGCAGCTCACCGCGCCCGTGGCGCCGGCCCAGCGCGTCGCGCCCGGCTGAGGGCTACACCGACCGCCAGGCCTGCAACGCCATCGTGGCGCCCGTGCCGTCCTGGCGGGCGGTCCACAGACCCCCGTCGGCGGTGAACGCGCCCAGCACCAGAGCGCCGGAGGCGTCGACCCCCACCGAGGGCGCGTGCACGAGTTGCGGGCCGGTGCGCTTCCACTGCCCGTCGGCGAGGTCCGCCGTGTAGCGCAGCGTCAGGCTGGTGCGGCCCTCGTCGTTGCGCTGGCTGATCGCCAGCATGTCGTCGCCGTACGCCACCGCGGACAGCGGCCCGTAGCCGCCGTGCCCGCCGAGGTCGATCGGCTCGGTGTTCCACTCGCGCTTCGCGCCCTGCTGGAGGTACGCGAGGACGTTGCTGGTGTGTGCCTGCCGGACCAGCAGCACGAGCCGCCCGTCGGGCAGCCGTACGACGGTCGGTGGCCCGGCGGGCGCCGGCACGTCGAGCCGGTCCTGCTTGAAGCCGGCGCCGCCCGCCTTGCGCTGCAACCAGGTCCGGATGCCCTCATGCGTGCTGGCGAACAGCTGGATCCGGCCACCCTTGGTCGTCACGGCGGCCAGCCCGTCCTGGGTGTCCGAGCCGCGCAGGTCGGTCCAGGCGCCCCAGCCGCCCGTGGCGCTCAGCGCGCGGGTGCACACCCCGCCGAAGAAGTTGCGGACGAAGACCTGCACGCGGCCGTCCTGGTTGACCGCGACCACCGGCATGCCGATACCCCGCCGCCGGATGGGGTCGGCGCCGGGAGTGTCGGCCGGATTGCCCAGCGACGTCCACGGCCCGAACGTGCCGCCGGGCTCGACCTGCGCGGCGGTCACCAGGTCGCGCCGCTGGGCGCGGTCCGTGGCCGCCAGCGTCATCCGGACGCCGAAGATGTGCCACCGCCCGTCCGGCGACTGCGCGGCGGCCGTGTACGGCACCAGGCCCGCGCCGTCGAGCACCTGGGGCCGGCTCCAGTTCCCGCCCGCCCCCTCGGTCCACACCGCCGCCCGGGTGCCGACGACACCGAACGCGGCCAGCCGCCCGTCGGCGCCCCGGGTCAGCCAGCTCGCGCCGACCGCGTACCGGTGGTGGGTGCCCTGGCCGTACCCGACCATCGAGACCGGCTTGCCGACCTTGTAGTCGCCGCACCCGGCCGGGATGTCGCACCGACGGCCGTCACCGCCACCGTAGGTGGTCACGTAGGTCAGTTTCTCCAGCGTCTCGGCACGGCTGAGGTTCACCGGCCAACGCCGGTTGTAATAGCCCCGGTAGCTCTCGACCAGGACGCGGCGTGGACCGGCGGCGCACCACTGCTGCAGTGCCGCCCACGCGAACAGCCCGGCCGGGGTGTGGTCGATGTGATCGGAGAAATCCCCGAAGTCCGAATACTGCGGGCGGTCCGCGTCGTGCACCTGGTGGTCGGGGTCGGGGTCCAGGGTCCGCACCAGCGTGGGCTGGTAGCGGTCCAGCAGCTCGACCAGGGTCTTCAACAGGGAGGCGCGGGTGTACGGCCGGGCGCCAGTCGCCGCCGAACCGGGCACGGTGATCACCGGCTGCTCGTCCGTCTCGCCGGTCCACAGCGTACGGAGCCGGGCCGGCCGGCCGCCCGGGGCGCGGCCCCCGTCCTGCCACATGTTCAGCAGGATCAGCTGGATCCGGGGCGCGGCCCGCAGCGTGCAGAGTTCGGCCACGGCGCCGGACGCCAGGACCAGCCTGGTGTGATCCCAGGGGCTGGCCGGATCCCCGGTCGCGCGCCGGGCGTACGCCGCGCGCAGGCCGTTGTAGCGGGCGGCCACGTACTCGGGGAACCTGACCGGTGTGGTGGCCGCGGCCGGGTCGCCGTCGAGGACGTTCTTCCCGTCGGCCTCGGCGCCGGTGAGGCAGATGGTCACCAGGCGACCGGCGCCGTCGATGGCCCGGAACAGGTCCGGGGAGAGGAAGTACAGGTCGTCGTCGGGGTGGGCGATCACGTGCACCTGGTTGGCCGGCACCGGAACGACGGGATCATCGTCGCCGGCCGGGGCCGATCGGCGGTGGCCCAGCGCGACGCCGAGGCCGGTGACCGCGGCCGCGCCACCCAGGGCGGAGCCGATGATCAAACTCCGCCGCGAGATCGCCGCTCTCATGAGCCCCCGTTTCACCACAGTCCCAGCCGATGCGCGGGCAACCGGTCCGCCACGCGCCGGAAATCTACCAGCAGGTCACCGCCGGGGTGGTAACGGCATTCACCGAGGTCGCTGCCAGCTCGCGGCGAACCGGCGCCGTGTCCGCCGGGCGGGCACCCGGCGGCGGTACGGTGCACCCGTGAAGGTGCTCATTTCGGGCGCCAGCGTGGCCGGTCCGACGCTGGCGTACTGGCTGCACCGGTTCGGATTCGAGCCGACCGTGGTCGAGCGGACGCCGCAGCTGCGCCGGGGCCTGGGCGGGCACGCCGTGGACCTGTTCGGCCCCGCCGTCGACGTGGTCGACCGGATGGGCCTGCTGCCGACGGTCACCGAGGCGCGGACCCGGACCGAGCAGATCTCGTTCGTACGGCCGGGCCGGACGCCGATCGACGTGGACATGCGCGGCCTGGTGGGCATGATCGCCGACCGGCACGTGGAGATCATGCGGGGCGAGCTGGCGTCGATCCTGTACGAGGCGACCCGCCACGACGTCGAATACGTCTTCGGCGACTCCATCAAGGCCATGGACAGCTCCGGCGACGGCGTCCGGGTCAGTTTCGAACGCGGGCCCGCCCGCCGTTTCGACCTCGTGGTCGGCGCCGACGGCCTGCACTCCAACGTGCGCGGCCTGACCTTCGGCGACGCGGGGCGCTTCCGCCGCTACATCGGCGGCTACCT
Protein-coding regions in this window:
- a CDS encoding PIG-L family deacetylase, which codes for MRAAISRRSLIIGSALGGAAAVTGLGVALGHRRSAPAGDDDPVVPVPANQVHVIAHPDDDLYFLSPDLFRAIDGAGRLVTICLTGAEADGKNVLDGDPAAATTPVRFPEYVAARYNGLRAAYARRATGDPASPWDHTRLVLASGAVAELCTLRAAPRIQLILLNMWQDGGRAPGGRPARLRTLWTGETDEQPVITVPGSAATGARPYTRASLLKTLVELLDRYQPTLVRTLDPDPDHQVHDADRPQYSDFGDFSDHIDHTPAGLFAWAALQQWCAAGPRRVLVESYRGYYNRRWPVNLSRAETLEKLTYVTTYGGGDGRRCDIPAGCGDYKVGKPVSMVGYGQGTHHRYAVGASWLTRGADGRLAAFGVVGTRAAVWTEGAGGNWSRPQVLDGAGLVPYTAAAQSPDGRWHIFGVRMTLAATDRAQRRDLVTAAQVEPGGTFGPWTSLGNPADTPGADPIRRRGIGMPVVAVNQDGRVQVFVRNFFGGVCTRALSATGGWGAWTDLRGSDTQDGLAAVTTKGGRIQLFASTHEGIRTWLQRKAGGAGFKQDRLDVPAPAGPPTVVRLPDGRLVLLVRQAHTSNVLAYLQQGAKREWNTEPIDLGGHGGYGPLSAVAYGDDMLAISQRNDEGRTSLTLRYTADLADGQWKRTGPQLVHAPSVGVDASGALVLGAFTADGGLWTARQDGTGATMALQAWRSV
- a CDS encoding glycosyltransferase family 39 protein; amino-acid sequence: MTGSLAPAATRQGTSTAVQAPDATPATTGRGGYRGYLSRIPVAALAAAVTAMVGLLRIGRPVLWRDEMATLSAATRSLRDQIRLESSVDAVFGAYYALMHVWVKVFGTSAFALRLPSVLAMAAAAALVAQLGTRLFDRRAGLLAGLVFALVPAVSRYAQEARPYAGAMAATLLATLLLLRAVEQPRWTRWAAYAGSILLVGAAHFFALDVLLAHAAFVGYLFWTGRRAVAYQWLGATTAAVLTLLPLTLVVARQRGQVDWIPELDWELAGRWHEDLFLNASVGAAVVVLALLSLRRSVRASVLCLALAVLPMLALAAASLSVAPFWVPRYVLFTLPGWAMLAGATLARIGRVQAVAALTAIMLFGLQQNLEVRADNGHDDIDYRALAQIVAVNSDPGDAAFYPHWGRIREGLGYYLAPSLHLDDVLATGTVAEAGTLEAPECRKPKECIGRAVRIWVFCDGDCRDEPDSGLEDEKRDALRDAGFRLQQTWRVYSGTAAVYQR